In Defluviimonas aquaemixtae, the sequence CCCATGTCAGATCGTCGGGATTGCGGCCCTTCAGCTCTTTCTCCGCCAGAACCTGCCATTCCTTCAGCTTTCCCGTCATCGTCGTCGTCCTTTCACCGCTCGCCGGACCCGTATCACCGTCCCGGCATATTCCTTTGGTAATCTGCCCCTTGGGCCTATATCTGAGGCAAAGGAGATTGCATGAAGCCCGTTCTCACCCTGATCCTGTCCGGCACGTTGGCCTTTGCCACCAACGCCCAGGAATCCGAGCCGCCTGTGCTTGAGCCGATTCCGGCGGAAGACGTGACGCTCGACGAGTTTCTTTGGCAGAAGCGTCCCGTCGTCGTCTTTGCCGACAGCGCCAACGATCCCGCCTTCCAGACCCAGCTTCTGTACCTCGCCGAGGATCCGGGCGAACTCATCAAGCGCGACGTGATCATCCTCACCGACACCGACCCGAGGAACCCGTCCGAAGTGCGCCGCAAACTGCGCCCGCGCGGCTTTTCGATGGTGCTGCTCGACAAGGACGGGGCGGTGAAGCTGCGCAAGCCGCTTCCCTGGCAGGTGCGTGAGATCGTGCGTGCGATCGACAAGTTCCCGCTAAGGCAGCAGGAAATCCGCGACAGACAGATATTGGGCCGATAGGCGCATCTCATCGCACCGCCTCCGAGGCAGCCGGATCGAAGACCGTGACACCCGGCACCGCGCCCGAGGCAATCCTCCGCCAATCAGTTTCGAACCTTGCCGTCAACCTTGCGCGCAACTTGGCATCGAAGGGATCGAATGTCGGCCCTTCGATCCCGGCCAGAGCCGCCGCCTCGGCCTGCCGTTCTGCAGTACGGCCGCCGGGCCTTGACCACGCTGCGCGTATGGCATCGAGCGCCGGGCGGGAAAGTCCGCCGGTCGGAGCGAGCTTGGGTGGCGGCAGGTCCACCGACTGCCCGGCCATCGCGCGGGCGACGCCGGGCACCATGTCGCGCCGGCGCTCGTAGCGCCACGCCCGGACGCGGGAATTCGGAAAGACGGTGACCAAGTCGGCAAGGACCGCCGACCAGCCGCGCCCTTCGCCCAGCGTCACGAAGCGGGACGAATCGAAATCCGCCATCGCCCTGCGCAGCACAAGGTGCGAGTAGATCGAAACCGCGTATTCGGCGTAGTCGCGCAGACCGATGTAGATCTCATTGGGGGCGCGCGGGAACAGCGCGGCCGTTCCGATCAGCCAGGCGCGCGCATCCGGGTATAGCGCGCCCGAATCGTAGTTGTCGCGCATCGCGCCCAGCAGGTTCTCGTCGCTGACGATCAGCCGTCGCACCCCTTCGCTCTCAGCCAGCGCGAATTCGTCGTGCAGCGCCGCCGCCATCGGTGCGAACTGCGCGAGGGGTGCAGCATCTGAACCCGCGCGCGCGACCGACGGCACGAAATCGCGCAGATGCCCGATCCGCATCACCTGCGGGCCCCAGAACCGCACTCCGACGGCCTCCAGCATTGACGAAGTACCGTTCAGCATGCGCTGGAGCGCCGTCGAGCCGGTCCGGTGAACCCCGAGATGCAGGATCAGTTCCATGCCCTCAAGCGCCTCACTCGAATTCCATGATAACGTCGTCGACCTTGAGGCTCGCGCCTGGCTGTGCGGCGATCTTTTTGACGGTGCTCTTCTTTTCCGCCCGCAGGATGTTTTCCATCTTCATCGCCTCGACCGTGGCAAGCGCCTGACCCTCTTGCACCTCCTGCCCCTCTTCGACCGAGATCTTCACGATAAGGCCCGGCATCGGACACAGAAGGAATCTCGACGTGTCCGGGGCAAGCTTTTCGGGCATCAGCCGCGCAAGCTCGGCCTGGCGGGGTGTGCGGACATAAACGTTGAGGTCCGCGCCGCGCGTACGGATGCGCTGGCCGGCCGGGATCTTGTCGACCTTCAGGACCACCGCCTCGCCATCGACGTCGAGCCGCGCGAGCGACTGGCCCGGCGTCCAGTCCGACGTTACGCGATGTGCGGTGCCATCCTGAAACCGGACCGTGGCGCCCTCGCGGTCGGCGGCGATCCGGACGGCAATCTCCTCGCCTTGGATCGCCACGACCCAATCGTCGCCGACATGACGTTCGTGGTTGCCGAGCCGCCCGGTGATCCGCGTGCGCCGGATCTCGGCCACGCGGTTCATCGCCGCGGCCGCCGCGACGACCTTGCGTAGCTGGCCCTGAGGCAGCGTCACGCCCTGGAAACCGTCGGGATATTCCTCGGCGATAAAGGCCGTCGTGATCGCGCCCTCGATGAAGCGCGAATGGTCCATGACCGCCGAAAGGAACGGCAGGTTGTGCCCGATCCCCTCAACTTCGAACGTGTCGAGCGCGACTCGCATCGCCTCGATCGCTTCGGCCCGGTTCGGTGCCCAAGTGCAGAGCTTGGCGATCATCGGGTCGTAATACATGCTGATTTCACCGCCCTCATAGACACCCGTGTCGTTGCGGACGATGGCGTGATCCGCGACCGCCTCGGCGGGTGGGCGGTAGCGGGTGAGCCTTCCAATCGAGGGCAGGAAGTTGCGGTAGGGGTCCTCGGCATAGAGCCGGCTCTCGATCGCCCAGCCGTTGATCTTCAGATCCTTCTGCGCGAATGGCAGCTTCTCGCCCGCCGCGACGCGGATCATCTGTTCCACGAGATCTACCCCGGTGATCAGCTCTGTCACCGGGTGTTCAACCTGAAGTCGCGTGTTCATTTCAAGGAAGTAGAAATTCTTGTCGCCATCGACGATGAATTCCACGGTGCCGGCGCTGCTGTAGCCGACCGCGCGGGCCAGTGCGCAGGCCTGTTCGCCCATCGCCTTGCGGGTCTTTTCGTCCAGGAAAGGGCTTGGCGCTTCTTCGATGACCTTCTGGTTCCGCCGCTGTATCGAGCATTCGCGCTCGTGCAGGTAGACGTAGTTGCCATGCTTATCGGCCAGCACCTGGATTTCGATGTGGCGCGGCTGGGTGACGAATTTCTCGATGAAGATACGGTCGTCGCCGAAGGACGCCGCCGCCTCGTTCTTCGAGGACTGGAAGCCGTCCCTCGCCTCCTCGTCGTTCCAGGCGATCCGCATTCCCTTGCCGCCGCCGCCTGCGGAGGCCTTGATCATCACAGGATAGCCGATCTCACCACTTATCTTCACGGCCTCGTCGG encodes:
- a CDS encoding acetyl-CoA carboxylase biotin carboxylase subunit, with product MFKKILIANRGEIACRVIKTARKMGIQTVAVYSDADRNALHVKMADEAVHIGPPPANQSYIVIDKIMDAIRQTGAEAVHPGYGFLSENMKFAEALEKEGVVFIGPPSPAIEAMGDKITSKKLAIDAKVSTVPGYMGLIEDADEAVKISGEIGYPVMIKASAGGGGKGMRIAWNDEEARDGFQSSKNEAAASFGDDRIFIEKFVTQPRHIEIQVLADKHGNYVYLHERECSIQRRNQKVIEEAPSPFLDEKTRKAMGEQACALARAVGYSSAGTVEFIVDGDKNFYFLEMNTRLQVEHPVTELITGVDLVEQMIRVAAGEKLPFAQKDLKINGWAIESRLYAEDPYRNFLPSIGRLTRYRPPAEAVADHAIVRNDTGVYEGGEISMYYDPMIAKLCTWAPNRAEAIEAMRVALDTFEVEGIGHNLPFLSAVMDHSRFIEGAITTAFIAEEYPDGFQGVTLPQGQLRKVVAAAAAMNRVAEIRRTRITGRLGNHERHVGDDWVVAIQGEEIAVRIAADREGATVRFQDGTAHRVTSDWTPGQSLARLDVDGEAVVLKVDKIPAGQRIRTRGADLNVYVRTPRQAELARLMPEKLAPDTSRFLLCPMPGLIVKISVEEGQEVQEGQALATVEAMKMENILRAEKKSTVKKIAAQPGASLKVDDVIMEFE
- a CDS encoding DUF4174 domain-containing protein, translated to MKPVLTLILSGTLAFATNAQESEPPVLEPIPAEDVTLDEFLWQKRPVVVFADSANDPAFQTQLLYLAEDPGELIKRDVIILTDTDPRNPSEVRRKLRPRGFSMVLLDKDGAVKLRKPLPWQVREIVRAIDKFPLRQQEIRDRQILGR